One Natronolimnobius sp. AArcel1 DNA window includes the following coding sequences:
- a CDS encoding DHH family phosphoesterase — MTRASAGEPGADDGDSVVYDLDADCTADDIDRNQAYLATINGIVDYGVFVDLSESVSGLVHESVLEGTFAVGDDLAVELETVRDNGDMAFEPADIDLEDAPIEAISHEYSLTGTGRLEANVGEQVHLEGEIVQVKQTGGPTIFHIADEDGVVPCAAFEEAGVRAYPSVEVGDVVRVTGTPEHRDESVQIEVDGLSKLEGEDAEDARERIDAALDERAEPHDVEPLIDWPAFEKLRPSLQEVAKRLRRTVLEGRPIRVRHHADGDGMCAAVPVQIALERFIADVHEDDNAPRHLIKRLPAKAPFYEMEDATRDLNFALEDREKHGQQLPLLLMLDNGSTAEDVPAYETLAHYDIPIVAIDHHHPDPDAVSDLLDSHVNPYLHDEDYRITTGMLCVELARMIYPDLTEELRHVPAVAGLSDRSKADAMTDYLELAGEEGYDEDRLQDLSEALDYAAFWLRYNSGDRLIQDLLQVGSDDEDRHDELVSFFADRARAEVDEQLDAAMPHLEHEDLENGAHLYRIDVENHAHRFTYPAPGKTTGEIHDRKIEETGDPVITVGYGPDFAVLRSDGVRLDIPTMVTELEEEIPGGGVSGGGHLVVGSIKFVKGKREEVIDALVEKMEDAELDEALSSAAPIDD, encoded by the coding sequence ATGACACGAGCGTCCGCCGGGGAGCCCGGCGCGGACGACGGGGATTCCGTCGTCTACGATCTCGATGCTGATTGTACCGCAGATGATATTGACCGCAACCAGGCCTATCTCGCCACAATTAACGGTATTGTCGATTACGGCGTCTTCGTCGACCTCTCCGAATCCGTCTCCGGCCTCGTCCACGAATCCGTTCTCGAAGGCACCTTTGCTGTCGGCGACGACCTCGCCGTCGAACTCGAGACGGTCCGCGACAACGGCGACATGGCGTTCGAACCCGCCGACATCGACCTTGAGGATGCGCCCATCGAAGCCATTTCTCACGAGTACTCGCTGACCGGAACCGGCCGCCTCGAGGCCAACGTCGGCGAACAGGTCCACCTCGAGGGCGAGATCGTTCAGGTCAAACAGACCGGCGGGCCGACAATCTTCCACATCGCGGACGAAGACGGTGTCGTCCCGTGTGCGGCGTTCGAAGAAGCTGGCGTCCGCGCCTACCCGTCCGTTGAAGTCGGCGATGTCGTCCGCGTCACCGGTACCCCCGAACACCGTGACGAATCGGTCCAGATCGAAGTCGACGGCCTCTCGAAACTCGAGGGCGAAGACGCTGAAGACGCTCGCGAGCGCATCGACGCTGCACTCGACGAACGCGCAGAACCGCACGATGTCGAGCCGCTGATCGACTGGCCTGCCTTCGAAAAGCTCCGCCCAAGCCTGCAAGAAGTCGCGAAACGACTTCGCCGAACAGTGCTTGAGGGGCGCCCAATTCGCGTCCGCCATCACGCAGACGGCGACGGCATGTGCGCTGCCGTGCCCGTCCAGATTGCCCTCGAGCGATTCATCGCTGATGTCCACGAGGACGACAACGCGCCACGCCACCTCATCAAGCGCCTGCCCGCGAAAGCGCCGTTCTACGAGATGGAAGATGCGACGCGCGACCTCAACTTCGCGCTCGAGGACCGCGAGAAACACGGCCAGCAACTGCCTCTCCTGTTGATGCTGGACAACGGCTCGACCGCAGAGGATGTCCCCGCCTACGAGACGCTGGCTCACTACGATATCCCAATCGTCGCTATCGATCACCACCACCCCGACCCTGACGCAGTGAGCGACCTGCTCGATTCCCACGTCAATCCGTACCTCCACGACGAGGACTACCGGATCACGACGGGAATGCTCTGTGTGGAACTCGCGCGGATGATCTATCCGGACCTCACCGAGGAACTGCGCCACGTCCCCGCCGTTGCCGGCCTCTCGGATCGCTCGAAAGCCGACGCGATGACCGACTACCTCGAGTTAGCTGGCGAGGAAGGCTACGACGAAGACCGCCTGCAGGACCTGAGCGAAGCGCTCGACTACGCCGCGTTCTGGCTGCGCTATAACTCCGGTGACCGCCTGATTCAGGACCTCCTGCAGGTCGGCAGCGACGACGAGGACCGCCACGACGAACTCGTCTCCTTCTTTGCCGACCGCGCCCGCGCAGAGGTCGACGAGCAACTCGACGCAGCCATGCCCCACCTCGAGCACGAAGACCTCGAGAACGGCGCGCATCTCTACCGGATCGACGTGGAGAACCACGCCCACCGATTTACCTACCCTGCACCCGGTAAAACGACCGGCGAGATTCACGACCGTAAAATCGAAGAAACTGGCGATCCTGTCATCACGGTCGGATACGGCCCTGACTTCGCTGTGCTTCGATCCGATGGCGTCCGCCTTGACATCCCCACGATGGTCACCGAACTCGAGGAAGAGATCCCCGGCGGCGGCGTCTCCGGCGGCGGCCACCTCGTTGTCGGCTCGATCAAGTTCGTGAAAGGCAAACGTGAGGAAGTGATCGACGCCCTGGTCGAGAAGATGGAAGATGCAGAACTCGACGAAGCGCTCTCGAGTGCGGCACCGATTGACGACTGA
- a CDS encoding tRNA-dihydrouridine synthase, whose translation MFHPPLALASLSGEADAEWARAGADYAGAAILGGIALDADSRAAARDLVARDRTEFLPDDPLTFIDEQLEALADVPIQTGFNVRSATVGPISDAARVCRDRDGLLEINAHCRQDELCAVGCGETLLQDDDRLCAYVETAAETGVTTGVKVRAEVPGVDLAALSKRLEEAGATFVHVDAMDSELVVADVADATDLFIIANNGVRDDETVREYVEYGADAVSVGRPSDNPVVLERVREAVDQRFGVKPNP comes from the coding sequence ATGTTCCACCCACCGCTCGCACTCGCCAGCCTCAGCGGGGAAGCAGACGCCGAATGGGCTCGAGCAGGTGCCGACTACGCCGGCGCGGCCATCCTTGGCGGCATCGCACTCGATGCGGACTCGAGAGCCGCGGCCCGCGACCTCGTCGCGCGCGACCGGACTGAGTTCCTTCCGGACGACCCGCTCACATTCATCGACGAGCAACTGGAGGCACTCGCAGACGTACCGATTCAGACGGGGTTCAATGTCCGGAGTGCGACTGTCGGCCCGATCAGCGACGCCGCTCGAGTCTGTCGTGATCGGGACGGCCTCCTCGAGATCAACGCCCATTGCCGACAGGACGAACTGTGTGCCGTTGGCTGCGGTGAGACGTTGCTTCAGGATGACGACCGGCTCTGTGCATACGTCGAAACCGCTGCCGAGACCGGGGTGACGACCGGCGTCAAAGTTCGAGCCGAAGTTCCTGGTGTCGACCTTGCAGCCCTCTCAAAGCGACTCGAGGAGGCGGGCGCAACGTTCGTTCATGTCGATGCGATGGACTCCGAATTGGTGGTTGCCGACGTTGCGGACGCGACTGATCTATTTATTATCGCCAACAACGGCGTTCGCGACGATGAGACCGTCCGTGAGTACGTCGAGTACGGCGCTGATGCAGTGAGTGTTGGCCGGCCAAGCGACAATCCGGTCGTCCTCGAGCGAGTTCGAGAGGCTGTCGATCAGCGATTCGGGGTCAAACCGAACCCGTAG
- the cofD gene encoding 2-phospho-L-lactate transferase — protein sequence MVTFLSGGTGTPKLLDGAGAVFSPEETTIVANTGDDIELGGLFVSPDVDTLLFQGGGVLDRETWWGIAGDTHRTNSALMDLAAAADLPEGPQYLPDEKQTAGRRLARWRRFSGIAEFMTIGDRDRAVHLTRTSLLDQGNTLVDATQTLADAFDLSVSLLPMSNDPVASLVHTDQGMMHFQEYWVGHRGEPDVETVEFRGSSNATPAPGVLEALEGPVVIGPSNPVTSIGPMLALPGFADALAKTTVVAVSPFLGDEAFSGPAEDLMEAVNAEPNTHGLATAYPFADVFIVDDGDDVEFDRPTIQTDITIDSPEDATRVARAVDEAIDLAS from the coding sequence ATGGTAACCTTCCTCTCCGGGGGTACGGGAACGCCGAAGCTATTAGACGGTGCTGGGGCTGTATTCTCGCCGGAGGAGACGACAATCGTCGCCAACACCGGCGACGACATCGAGCTTGGTGGGCTGTTCGTCTCGCCGGACGTCGATACGCTGCTCTTTCAGGGTGGGGGCGTCCTCGACCGCGAGACGTGGTGGGGGATCGCCGGCGATACACACCGGACGAACTCGGCGCTAATGGATCTCGCCGCCGCCGCGGATCTACCCGAGGGACCGCAGTATCTGCCCGACGAGAAACAGACCGCTGGCCGGCGACTCGCGCGCTGGCGGCGATTCTCCGGCATCGCCGAGTTCATGACGATTGGCGACCGTGACCGGGCCGTCCACCTCACGCGCACAAGTCTGCTGGATCAGGGGAACACGCTAGTCGACGCAACCCAGACGCTCGCGGACGCGTTTGATCTCTCCGTCTCACTCCTGCCGATGAGCAACGACCCCGTCGCCAGTCTCGTCCACACCGACCAAGGCATGATGCACTTTCAGGAATACTGGGTTGGCCACCGCGGTGAGCCCGACGTCGAAACTGTCGAGTTCCGGGGCTCCTCGAACGCGACACCCGCACCCGGCGTCCTCGAGGCACTCGAGGGACCGGTCGTAATCGGGCCGTCGAATCCGGTGACGAGTATCGGACCGATGCTCGCGCTGCCAGGATTTGCGGACGCACTCGCAAAGACAACCGTCGTCGCTGTCTCGCCGTTTTTGGGTGACGAAGCGTTCTCGGGGCCCGCCGAGGATCTGATGGAAGCGGTCAACGCTGAACCGAACACGCACGGACTGGCGACCGCCTATCCTTTTGCGGACGTGTTTATCGTTGACGACGGCGACGACGTCGAGTTCGACCGACCGACCATCCAGACGGATATTACAATCGACTCGCCGGAAGACGCAACACGCGTTGCCCGTGCGGTCGATGAAGCGATCGACCTCGCCAGCTAA